Proteins from a genomic interval of Chroococcidiopsis thermalis PCC 7203:
- a CDS encoding oligosaccharide flippase family protein yields the protein MSLRTQVMRGGTFLVLRQALGMILSLGGVLLLTRILGPKTYGLYSATLNIFVYVQSLSQLGIEIYLVRQKDEEDIKLYHQAFTLLLLLALGGTGISLIGIPLLQEWVRLEGFSDVARVMFLGLPVVLLSQVPLARLERHLDYKHVALIELNGQFVYYLVALPLAFQGAGVWSPAIGWWMQQVMTLGLLYWRADYRPRLHWQPDVIKQMLSYSVGYSASSWVWQLRNLVNPLVVGRYAGAEAVGFVALAIRIVEVLSFVKTATWRLSIAALARLQGDRVRLGKAVSEGMSLQILALGPLLVFVSWLNPWLIPLLFGQHWLPVIQIYPFIALSYLSNAVFNLHCSVLYVLQRNWEVTAFHLAHIILFAGTALVATSHFNGFVGYGWGEVAALASYAVLHVFVVQHIKSPAYRLPTIWWLALVGALFIYQLGWWSALGLVALFCMPATYRQLKYYIDSLRQAQSDR from the coding sequence ATGAGCCTACGTACTCAAGTCATGCGAGGCGGGACGTTCTTAGTTCTGCGCCAAGCATTAGGTATGATTCTCTCTTTGGGAGGTGTTTTACTACTTACCCGCATTTTAGGTCCGAAAACATACGGGCTGTACTCTGCCACGCTAAATATTTTTGTCTACGTTCAAAGTCTCAGTCAGTTAGGAATTGAGATTTATCTGGTGCGGCAGAAAGATGAAGAAGACATCAAACTTTACCATCAAGCCTTTACCTTGCTGCTCTTACTGGCGCTAGGGGGTACTGGCATATCTCTCATAGGAATACCCTTATTACAAGAGTGGGTGCGCCTAGAAGGATTTAGCGATGTGGCTCGCGTCATGTTTCTGGGACTGCCAGTTGTGTTGCTGAGTCAAGTTCCTTTAGCACGACTAGAGCGGCACTTGGATTACAAACACGTCGCTTTGATCGAACTGAACGGTCAGTTCGTTTACTACTTAGTCGCCCTTCCTCTGGCGTTTCAGGGAGCTGGTGTCTGGTCGCCTGCGATTGGATGGTGGATGCAACAAGTTATGACTTTAGGACTGCTTTACTGGCGGGCAGATTATCGCCCTCGTTTGCATTGGCAACCAGATGTTATTAAGCAAATGCTGAGCTACAGCGTTGGCTACTCTGCCTCCTCCTGGGTTTGGCAACTGCGTAACCTGGTCAACCCCTTAGTGGTTGGTAGGTATGCAGGTGCGGAAGCAGTGGGATTTGTCGCTTTAGCGATTCGGATTGTGGAAGTCCTGAGTTTTGTCAAAACCGCAACTTGGCGATTGTCGATCGCAGCTTTGGCTCGTCTCCAAGGCGATCGCGTGCGACTCGGTAAAGCAGTGAGCGAAGGTATGAGCCTTCAGATCTTAGCGCTGGGTCCCCTGTTAGTATTCGTTAGTTGGCTCAATCCTTGGCTGATACCGTTGTTGTTCGGTCAGCACTGGTTGCCAGTCATTCAAATCTATCCTTTTATTGCCCTCAGTTACCTCAGCAACGCCGTGTTCAATCTCCATTGTTCCGTGCTTTACGTCTTGCAGCGCAACTGGGAAGTGACAGCTTTCCACTTAGCACACATTATCTTGTTTGCTGGCACGGCGTTGGTTGCAACCTCTCATTTTAATGGCTTCGTCGGCTACGGCTGGGGCGAGGTAGCGGCTTTAGCTAGCTATGCCGTTCTCCATGTTTTTGTCGTGCAACATATTAAAAGTCCTGCCTATCGCTTACCCACAATTTGGTGGCTAGCTTTGGTAGGAGCTTTATTTATTTACCAATTGGGTTGGTGGTCTGCTTTAGGTTTGGTCGCGCTGTTTTGTATGCCTGCTACCTATCGACAGTTGAAATACTACATCGATAGCCTGCGGCAAGCTCAATCAGATCGTTAA
- a CDS encoding glycosyltransferase family 4 protein, with product MNKLLIIFPSVERGGAEEYALTIARDAQQQGWQVHAAFPKTPQTTSLAQDFQQHKINYHCLEIAETYTRKLRTLRQYLPDCLRTLSLFLQIQPDAVIIVLPWVDRSLGTIFACAYLNVPTVVVFQLVPCQITLSQWQLTLYNWSRVRNQQWVAVSQYSQKLVGKIFQMPVSEVKCIYNGTKLEMDKKQSLQEIVALRDRLRQELELPLTSRLVLTVGRLNQQKGYSDPIPIIPAIAKEFPEVKFIWVGDGELRSQLQAEVKATKIEASVLFLGYRNDIPQLLKAADLFLFPSHYEGYPFALLEAMAYGLPIVASNANPMPEIITDRLEGLLFRKGDRHDLLAKLRWALQNPLLMRGMAENAKLRVREFSATKMSFETLDLVQKIIVKNGNQNVA from the coding sequence ATGAATAAACTATTAATTATTTTTCCATCTGTAGAAAGGGGTGGGGCAGAGGAATACGCTCTAACTATTGCCCGTGATGCTCAGCAGCAAGGCTGGCAAGTTCATGCAGCTTTTCCTAAAACACCACAAACAACTTCTCTGGCTCAAGATTTTCAGCAGCATAAAATTAACTATCACTGTTTAGAAATAGCTGAAACTTATACTCGAAAACTCAGAACTTTACGGCAATATTTACCAGATTGCTTGCGGACGCTTTCCTTATTTTTACAAATTCAACCCGATGCGGTTATCATCGTTCTTCCTTGGGTAGACCGCAGTTTAGGTACTATTTTTGCTTGCGCTTATTTAAATGTTCCTACAGTGGTGGTGTTTCAGCTAGTTCCTTGCCAAATTACCTTAAGCCAGTGGCAATTAACACTTTATAATTGGTCGAGAGTTAGAAATCAACAATGGGTAGCTGTTTCCCAATATAGTCAAAAGTTAGTTGGTAAGATATTCCAGATGCCAGTTAGTGAAGTGAAATGTATCTATAATGGAACAAAACTGGAAATGGACAAAAAGCAGAGCCTTCAAGAGATTGTAGCGCTGCGCGATCGCCTCCGGCAAGAATTAGAATTACCGTTAACTAGCCGTTTAGTTTTAACTGTCGGTCGGCTGAACCAACAGAAAGGATACAGCGACCCAATCCCCATTATTCCCGCGATCGCTAAAGAATTTCCTGAAGTCAAGTTTATTTGGGTAGGAGATGGAGAACTGCGATCGCAGTTACAAGCAGAAGTCAAAGCGACAAAAATAGAAGCATCTGTGCTGTTTCTTGGCTATCGAAATGACATACCGCAGTTACTCAAAGCCGCCGATCTCTTTTTATTTCCCAGTCATTATGAAGGATACCCCTTTGCTTTATTAGAAGCAATGGCTTACGGTCTACCAATTGTTGCTTCAAATGCTAATCCTATGCCAGAAATAATTACGGATCGGTTGGAAGGTTTATTATTTCGTAAGGGCGATCGCCACGATCTTTTAGCTAAGCTGCGATGGGCTTTGCAAAATCCCCTTTTAATGCGAGGTATGGCAGAAAATGCCAAACTGCGAGTTCGTGAATTCTCTGCTACTAAAATGAGTTTTGAAACTTTGGATTTAGTGCAAAAGATAATAGTAAAAAATGGGAATCAAAACGTTGCCTGA
- a CDS encoding glycosyltransferase: MTSSLAVFIPSLDGGGAERVMLNLADGFAAQGVKVSLVLVKAEGPYLSQVSSKVELVTLGSRQKLLLSFPDLINYLRREQPVAMLCGQEDANIVALWAKQLMKVSTQMVAIVHNHLSRDAQTSTLLKRQLTPHLVRWFYPWADKIVAVSQGVAEDLVEIGLPKDKIQAIYNPVVTPELHDRAREPISHPWFAPDQPPVIMGAGRLENQKDFPTLIRAVAKLRQQRPVRLMILGEGTKRPELEALIRELDLIDSVVMPGFVSNPYAYMARATVFVLSSIWEGFGNVLVEAIAVGTPVVSTNCKSGPAEILENGKYGKLVAVGDVMGMAEAIAQTLDCPPAPTELQRRAERFSTAKVLAEYRQILQIT; this comes from the coding sequence ATGACCTCTAGCCTAGCAGTTTTTATCCCAAGTCTCGATGGTGGCGGAGCCGAAAGAGTTATGCTCAACCTCGCTGATGGTTTTGCCGCTCAAGGTGTAAAAGTTAGTTTAGTTTTAGTTAAGGCAGAGGGACCATATCTGTCGCAAGTATCTTCAAAGGTAGAATTAGTTACCTTGGGAAGTCGGCAGAAGTTACTGCTCAGCTTTCCCGATTTGATAAATTATCTGCGGCGGGAGCAACCTGTCGCAATGTTATGCGGACAAGAGGATGCCAATATAGTCGCACTATGGGCAAAGCAACTGATGAAAGTATCGACTCAAATGGTCGCGATCGTCCACAATCATCTCTCACGCGATGCCCAAACTTCTACCCTACTCAAAAGACAACTGACACCTCATCTGGTGCGTTGGTTCTATCCTTGGGCGGATAAAATTGTCGCCGTGTCTCAGGGGGTGGCTGAGGATCTCGTCGAGATTGGTTTGCCAAAAGATAAAATTCAGGCAATTTACAACCCTGTCGTAACTCCAGAATTGCACGACCGGGCAAGAGAACCAATATCTCATCCTTGGTTTGCGCCAGACCAACCTCCAGTTATTATGGGTGCGGGAAGGCTAGAGAATCAGAAGGATTTTCCGACTTTGATCCGTGCTGTTGCTAAGTTACGGCAGCAGCGTCCCGTGCGGTTGATGATTTTGGGCGAAGGGACAAAACGACCTGAATTAGAGGCTTTAATAAGAGAACTCGATTTAATAGACAGCGTTGTCATGCCAGGATTTGTGAGTAATCCATACGCTTATATGGCAAGGGCAACTGTTTTTGTCCTCTCATCAATTTGGGAGGGTTTTGGTAACGTGCTAGTAGAAGCGATCGCAGTGGGAACTCCGGTAGTGTCTACTAATTGCAAAAGTGGTCCGGCAGAAATTTTAGAAAATGGCAAGTATGGAAAATTAGTCGCCGTAGGGGATGTTATGGGGATGGCTGAGGCGATCGCCCAGACGCTAGACTGTCCGCCAGCACCTACTGAATTACAGCGTCGAGCCGAGCGATTTTCCACAGCAAAAGTTTTAGCAGAGTATCGACAGATTTTACAAATAACCTAG
- a CDS encoding glycosyltransferase family 2 protein, giving the protein MQPLVSIITIFLNAEDYIEEAIASAIAQSYDVWELLLVDDGSTDSSSKIARDYSDRYPEKIRYLEHPGHKNCGMSASRNLGIQHARGDYIAFLDADDVYLPDKIAQQVAILESHPEVGLVCGRTKWWYSWTGNESDRSRDFLQKYALPLNTAISPPTILILFLKDEWASLCDVMVRRQAVETVNGYETSFRGMYEDQAFHAKLCLKYPTFVSSQCWYLYRQHSQACTTDSHVSGKTLAARQMFLTWLEDYLSKSGLQQSEVWRVVQQQLFPYRHPHLHRLWLKWRFGIVWRGQKIWEKFKITNE; this is encoded by the coding sequence ATGCAGCCACTTGTTTCAATTATTACTATATTTTTAAACGCTGAGGATTATATTGAAGAGGCGATCGCCAGTGCGATCGCTCAGTCATACGATGTTTGGGAACTGTTACTCGTTGATGATGGTTCTACGGATAGCAGTAGCAAAATTGCTCGCGACTATAGCGATCGATATCCCGAAAAAATTCGCTATTTAGAACATCCAGGTCATAAAAATTGCGGCATGAGTGCCTCGCGCAATCTGGGAATTCAACACGCAAGAGGAGATTATATTGCCTTTTTAGATGCGGATGACGTTTATTTACCCGATAAAATTGCCCAACAAGTCGCAATTTTAGAGTCTCATCCTGAAGTTGGCTTGGTTTGTGGCAGAACGAAATGGTGGTACAGCTGGACGGGAAACGAGAGCGATCGCTCGCGAGATTTTCTTCAAAAGTATGCATTACCTTTGAATACTGCGATCTCTCCACCTACCATTCTGATTCTATTTCTAAAAGATGAATGGGCTTCACTTTGCGATGTTATGGTACGTCGCCAAGCTGTTGAAACTGTAAATGGATATGAAACATCTTTTCGCGGTATGTATGAAGACCAAGCCTTTCATGCCAAACTCTGTTTGAAATACCCAACTTTTGTATCGAGCCAATGTTGGTATCTCTATCGCCAGCACTCCCAAGCCTGTACTACTGACTCTCACGTTAGTGGCAAAACTCTAGCAGCGCGACAAATGTTTCTGACGTGGCTAGAAGACTATCTATCTAAGTCAGGATTGCAGCAATCGGAAGTTTGGCGAGTTGTCCAACAGCAACTCTTTCCTTACCGTCATCCCCACCTACATCGACTCTGGTTGAAGTGGCGGTTTGGCATTGTGTGGCGCGGACAGAAAATATGGGAAAAATTCAAAATAACTAATGAATAA
- a CDS encoding O-antigen ligase family protein — MKLLLGAEKIFTVISLLTLTGAWFPRLYEIISGESLIVLTSEGVVALQIPFYSIYITTFALILLRWKKIIQALGKGKFLLLLVAIAIVSILWSDAPAITLRRSLAVSGATSFGIYFATRYSHKEQLHLLAWTFGIAVLSSILFTIALPAYAIVPDPNSTALGSVLQGVYIHKNVFGRMMTLSTIVLAIVAFSGSKSRYLAWITLSLAVSQVLLSFSTSSWIILAIVIALFPLYRALRWNFSWMLLLYIAVALFCGGLAILITSNLDIVLNSLGKDLTLTGRTKVWSAVIDKIGERPWLGYGYSAFWRGNEGASAYVRLASGWKVAFSHNGLLDLWLDLGLIGVSVYLIGFVKAYTQAITWMRWSKTSYGLWHLILLTFIFLTNFSESTILKSNDIFWVLYTATYFSLSQSSIDA; from the coding sequence ATGAAACTTTTACTTGGTGCGGAAAAGATATTTACAGTTATATCGTTGCTGACTCTTACGGGAGCTTGGTTTCCCCGCCTGTATGAAATCATCAGTGGAGAATCACTGATCGTACTCACATCTGAGGGAGTTGTAGCACTACAAATTCCTTTCTACTCGATTTATATCACGACATTTGCACTCATATTGCTTCGATGGAAAAAAATCATTCAAGCGCTAGGGAAAGGTAAGTTTTTATTATTGCTAGTTGCGATCGCGATCGTCTCAATTTTATGGTCAGATGCACCTGCAATCACGCTGCGACGAAGTTTAGCCGTTTCAGGTGCGACTTCATTCGGGATCTATTTCGCTACACGATATAGCCACAAAGAGCAATTGCATCTCTTAGCTTGGACTTTTGGAATAGCAGTTCTATCCAGTATATTATTTACCATAGCGTTACCAGCTTACGCAATTGTTCCTGACCCAAATAGCACAGCTTTAGGATCGGTTTTGCAAGGGGTATATATCCACAAAAATGTTTTCGGTCGGATGATGACTTTAAGCACGATTGTCTTAGCGATCGTGGCTTTTAGTGGTTCAAAATCTCGATATTTAGCCTGGATTACCTTGAGCCTTGCAGTCAGTCAAGTGTTACTTTCATTTTCTACTAGCTCTTGGATTATCCTAGCAATTGTTATAGCACTATTTCCCTTATATCGGGCTTTGCGATGGAACTTTTCTTGGATGCTGCTACTATATATTGCCGTGGCACTATTCTGCGGTGGCTTAGCTATTTTAATTACGAGCAATTTGGATATTGTACTCAATAGTTTGGGAAAAGATTTAACTTTAACTGGTCGAACTAAAGTTTGGTCGGCTGTCATCGACAAAATTGGCGAACGTCCTTGGTTAGGTTATGGATATAGCGCTTTTTGGCGGGGTAATGAAGGAGCATCTGCTTATGTTCGGCTAGCCAGTGGATGGAAAGTAGCCTTCTCTCATAACGGCTTATTAGATCTATGGCTCGATCTAGGATTGATTGGAGTTTCAGTTTACTTAATCGGTTTTGTTAAAGCTTATACGCAGGCAATAACATGGATGCGCTGGTCTAAAACATCTTATGGGTTATGGCACTTAATCTTGTTGACATTCATATTTTTAACTAATTTTTCTGAAAGCACAATTTTGAAGTCAAATGATATTTTCTGGGTGTTGTATACGGCGACATACTTTTCACTCTCACAAAGCTCAATAGATGCTTAG
- a CDS encoding glycosyltransferase family 4 protein — translation MKKIGEKQINVLMVGDSLSKQGGIVTLEKHMLKHAPANVQIHHIGTAVDGSAMQKAFGFAIALVRVLLVLLTKKVDIVHAHVAERGSAYRKSIVTLIAKFLFRKPVILHSNSPEFHEFYQGLSVNVRQGLLWAFSQCDRFIAVSESWRNFYVDKFGLKPEQVLVLANPIELPNQVPHRERSNQINLVFLGRIGQRKGTFDLIRAFAMLPEPIRNQANLILAGDGEVDKARDLVTSYSLKISNIGDRITIYDWLNSQQRDALLTQAHVFILPTYNEGLPLALLEAMGWGLPVITTPVGGIPDLIVSEKNGLLVQPGDIQQLSTAIESLIQNENFRLSLGSAARESVIPLDVKSYFSFLLQIYDLVLDLQENQ, via the coding sequence ATGAAAAAGATCGGGGAAAAACAAATTAATGTTCTCATGGTGGGAGACAGCTTATCTAAGCAGGGAGGAATTGTAACTTTAGAAAAGCATATGTTAAAACACGCTCCTGCTAACGTGCAAATTCACCATATTGGCACGGCAGTTGATGGTTCGGCAATGCAAAAAGCCTTTGGATTTGCGATCGCCCTGGTTCGGGTTCTCTTGGTGCTATTAACGAAAAAAGTGGATATCGTTCACGCGCATGTAGCCGAAAGAGGCAGTGCTTATCGCAAATCAATCGTGACTTTAATTGCTAAATTCTTGTTTCGCAAACCCGTAATTTTACATTCTAATAGTCCTGAGTTTCATGAATTTTATCAGGGGTTATCTGTGAATGTCAGACAAGGATTGTTGTGGGCATTTAGTCAGTGCGATCGCTTCATTGCTGTTTCCGAGAGTTGGCGTAATTTCTATGTGGATAAATTTGGTTTAAAACCAGAACAAGTCTTAGTACTGGCTAATCCGATTGAATTGCCAAATCAAGTCCCTCACCGAGAGCGATCGAACCAGATTAATCTTGTTTTTTTAGGACGCATCGGACAGCGTAAAGGCACTTTCGATCTGATTCGTGCTTTTGCCATGTTACCTGAGCCGATAAGAAACCAAGCAAATTTAATCTTGGCAGGAGATGGAGAGGTTGACAAAGCCCGCGATTTAGTCACGAGCTATAGTTTAAAGATTAGCAACATTGGCGATCGCATTACTATATATGATTGGCTCAATTCACAGCAACGAGATGCTTTATTAACTCAAGCGCATGTGTTTATCTTGCCTACTTACAATGAAGGATTACCCTTAGCTTTGCTCGAAGCAATGGGGTGGGGATTACCTGTCATCACAACGCCAGTAGGGGGAATTCCCGATTTAATTGTCTCGGAGAAAAATGGTTTATTAGTCCAACCTGGAGATATTCAACAACTTTCCACTGCTATTGAATCGCTCATTCAGAACGAAAATTTTAGACTTTCCTTGGGTAGTGCAGCGCGGGAAAGCGTCATACCTTTGGATGTCAAAAGTTATTTCAGTTTCCTGTTACAAATCTACGATTTAGTATTAGATCTTCAGGAAAATCAGTAG
- a CDS encoding polysaccharide deacetylase family protein: protein MKIPGKIPGANRIRRFARRCRNRLQPGSLILLYHRVTDVSCDPWGLCVTPQHFAEQLQVLRQYTQLTQLRRLSQDVAEGKHHRRHVVITFDDGYADNLHNAKPILERYDVPATIFIASGYVDREREFWWDELERLFLQPGALPQQLELNINGYQYQWDLGEFANYTESTYQQHRHWKAEQEDPPTPRQLVYYEVWKLLRVLPAGDRDRILDRLLTWAGMTAGSRSTHRSLTRAEVATLERGSLVEIGAHTIAHPFLCSLPLSSQQEEIYHSKAQLEELLGHEVTSFSYPFGNYTSDSVAIVRDAGFNCACATIHASVQRHSNLFELPRVEIQNWNGEEFARRLSRWFDV, encoded by the coding sequence ATGAAAATACCTGGGAAAATACCTGGAGCCAATCGGATACGACGGTTTGCCCGTCGCTGTCGCAACCGGCTTCAGCCAGGGTCGCTGATTCTGCTCTATCATCGCGTCACTGACGTGAGTTGTGACCCTTGGGGATTGTGCGTGACACCCCAGCACTTTGCCGAGCAATTGCAAGTCTTGCGCCAATATACCCAGCTAACACAATTGCGGCGATTGAGCCAAGACGTAGCAGAGGGCAAACATCATCGCCGTCACGTTGTCATTACTTTTGACGATGGCTACGCTGATAACCTCCACAATGCCAAGCCAATACTCGAACGCTATGACGTACCTGCCACTATCTTTATTGCTAGCGGCTATGTCGATCGCGAACGAGAATTTTGGTGGGATGAGTTAGAGCGGCTATTTTTGCAACCTGGGGCATTACCCCAGCAACTAGAGCTAAATATCAATGGCTATCAATATCAGTGGGATTTGGGAGAATTTGCCAATTACACCGAGTCAACATACCAGCAGCATCGCCATTGGAAAGCAGAACAGGAAGATCCCCCCACTCCACGTCAGTTGGTCTATTACGAGGTCTGGAAACTACTTCGCGTTTTACCAGCAGGCGATCGCGATCGCATTTTAGATCGACTGCTAACCTGGGCGGGAATGACAGCAGGTAGCCGTTCGACCCATCGTTCTCTCACCCGCGCAGAAGTAGCAACTCTAGAGCGGGGATCGCTCGTTGAAATCGGCGCTCACACGATCGCGCATCCATTTCTCTGCTCTCTGCCCTTATCTTCGCAGCAAGAAGAAATTTACCACAGCAAAGCTCAACTTGAAGAACTGCTCGGACACGAGGTGACAAGCTTTTCCTATCCCTTCGGCAACTACACCTCAGACTCGGTAGCTATCGTCCGCGATGCTGGCTTTAACTGTGCTTGTGCCACGATTCACGCTAGCGTCCAACGCCATAGCAATCTGTTTGAGCTACCCCGCGTCGAAATTCAAAACTGGAATGGAGAAGAGTTTGCTAGGAGGCTATCGCGTTGGTTCGATGTTTGA
- a CDS encoding glycosyltransferase family 4 protein, which produces MHHLKVIFLPWWSRNPYQQLLVTHLQLLGIDVKTFSNNGKLFLTPEVIRWRPDIVHFHSLYPFYLSSNPLAFAIKLLAFFSQIIFLKLAGVRIVWTVHDLKNHENMQVRAERIYSIFLAIFADAIITHCVQAKQTVIKSFHIFNKDKVFVVSHPHYINYYENNIDRDTARKKLGITDANLIFLFLGLIRAYKGVPELINAFKQLKQDKVYLVIAGKASQELTQQIQQQVQDCHEIKFIPGFVADEQLQIYMNACDAIVLPYRDILTSGSVILAMSFGRACVAPRKGCISEVVGDLGGFLYNPEETDSLLYAMKDAIQHKSQLQQIGDRNRRVVEQWSWDSFARTTLQIYQHRVRSTSSLRSPLN; this is translated from the coding sequence ATGCACCATTTAAAGGTGATTTTTCTGCCTTGGTGGTCGAGAAATCCTTATCAGCAGCTTTTAGTAACGCATCTCCAGCTATTAGGTATAGACGTAAAAACTTTCAGTAATAATGGGAAATTATTTCTAACTCCAGAGGTTATTCGCTGGCGACCAGATATCGTTCACTTTCACTCACTATACCCATTCTATTTATCATCAAATCCGTTAGCTTTCGCAATCAAGCTCTTAGCATTTTTCAGTCAAATTATATTTTTAAAGCTTGCAGGAGTTAGAATCGTCTGGACAGTTCACGATTTAAAAAATCACGAAAACATGCAAGTGCGTGCAGAGCGAATTTATAGTATTTTTCTCGCTATATTTGCCGATGCTATTATTACTCATTGCGTACAAGCAAAACAGACGGTTATTAAATCATTTCATATCTTCAACAAAGATAAGGTTTTTGTTGTTTCACATCCCCATTACATCAACTACTATGAAAATAATATAGACCGCGATACAGCGCGAAAAAAATTAGGTATAACAGATGCCAATCTAATTTTTCTATTTCTGGGATTGATTCGGGCTTACAAAGGCGTTCCCGAACTCATCAATGCTTTCAAGCAGCTAAAACAAGATAAAGTTTATTTAGTGATTGCTGGTAAAGCTTCTCAGGAATTAACTCAACAGATTCAGCAACAAGTGCAAGATTGTCATGAAATTAAATTCATTCCGGGTTTTGTCGCTGACGAGCAATTACAAATCTATATGAATGCTTGCGATGCGATCGTACTACCATACCGAGATATCTTAACCTCGGGTTCGGTAATTTTAGCTATGTCCTTCGGTCGTGCGTGTGTTGCTCCCCGTAAAGGCTGTATTAGCGAAGTAGTCGGTGACTTAGGAGGGTTTCTCTACAATCCAGAAGAAACGGACAGTTTGTTGTATGCTATGAAAGATGCAATTCAACATAAGTCTCAGTTGCAACAAATAGGCGATCGCAACCGCCGAGTAGTGGAGCAGTGGAGCTGGGATAGCTTTGCACGCACGACACTACAAATTTATCAGCATCGAGTTCGATCGACATCGAGCTTGCGATCGCCCCTGAATTGA
- a CDS encoding glycosyltransferase family 2 protein — MRPKVSIIVPTYNSEDYIARAIKSVLQQTESQVEIIVVDDASVDATVQVVQQYKCDRLQLLVNDCNQGPSYSRNRGIAAARGEWIALLDSDDWFAPERIEKLLQVAVAEDADVVADDLYLIANRAKQPWGTRFSAPLGFGWRRPKFQGVTQIDAIDFIEMDLGVVKPIFKRSFLVHHNLSFDDNLRYGEDFQFYLKALICGAKFIIDSQPYYFYCSRPGSLITDYLTCQQQMYADVDRFLQVDAVHKNFALTRSLTRRYEIVGTHLSISLAYNQLKAVFKSEKLFAAIAKIITNPQIIVLSVLHIIRNLTQRAAPLWVALSCKSKKTV; from the coding sequence ATGCGTCCCAAAGTATCAATAATTGTACCCACATATAATAGTGAGGACTATATTGCCAGGGCAATAAAATCTGTATTGCAACAGACAGAATCTCAAGTAGAAATTATTGTTGTAGACGATGCTTCTGTTGATGCTACTGTGCAAGTGGTACAACAGTATAAATGCGATCGCCTTCAATTACTGGTAAATGACTGCAATCAGGGACCTAGCTACAGCCGCAATCGCGGTATTGCCGCAGCTAGGGGAGAATGGATAGCTTTGCTAGATTCTGATGATTGGTTTGCCCCTGAAAGAATTGAAAAGTTGCTACAAGTCGCTGTAGCAGAAGATGCAGATGTAGTAGCCGATGACTTATATCTCATTGCCAATCGAGCCAAGCAGCCGTGGGGAACGAGATTTTCTGCTCCGCTAGGATTTGGTTGGCGACGACCTAAGTTTCAAGGAGTTACGCAAATCGATGCAATAGATTTTATTGAAATGGATTTGGGTGTAGTCAAACCCATATTTAAACGTAGTTTTCTCGTTCATCATAATTTAAGTTTCGATGACAATCTACGCTATGGAGAAGACTTTCAATTTTATTTGAAAGCTCTCATTTGTGGGGCAAAGTTTATCATCGACTCTCAGCCATATTATTTTTATTGCTCTCGTCCTGGCTCTCTGATTACCGATTATCTAACATGTCAGCAACAAATGTATGCGGATGTCGATCGCTTCCTTCAAGTCGATGCAGTTCACAAAAACTTTGCCCTCACACGTTCTTTAACAAGAAGATATGAAATCGTTGGAACTCATTTAAGTATTAGTTTAGCTTACAATCAATTAAAAGCAGTGTTTAAAAGCGAAAAACTGTTCGCTGCGATCGCCAAAATTATTACCAATCCTCAAATCATTGTCCTGTCGGTTTTACATATCATCAGAAACTTAACACAGCGAGCGGCTCCGCTGTGGGTTGCTCTATCTTGCAAATCAAAAAAAACAGTTTAA